A region of Reichenbachiella carrageenanivorans DNA encodes the following proteins:
- the pyrF gene encoding orotidine-5'-phosphate decarboxylase: MTKEALFEQIQQKKSFLCVGLDTDIKKIPTHLLDTEDPIFEFNKQIIDATKAFAVAYKPNIAFYEAMGAAGWASLEKTINYIPKDIFTIADAKRGDIGNTSLLYARAFFDNMNFDSVTVAPYMGSDSVKPFLEFKDKWVILLGVTSNEGGKDFQFLESDGKPLYQHVMETSSTWGSDQNMMYVVGATRPEYLQDIRKTIPNHFLLVPGVGAQGGDLEAVCKNGINSQCGLLINSTRGIIYASSGKDFAEAAHEEAKKLQQQMATFVENIK; encoded by the coding sequence ATGACAAAAGAGGCGCTATTCGAACAAATCCAGCAGAAGAAATCTTTTCTCTGCGTGGGGTTAGATACTGACATCAAAAAAATACCTACTCACCTTTTGGATACCGAAGACCCCATCTTCGAATTCAACAAGCAAATCATAGACGCTACCAAAGCATTCGCTGTAGCCTACAAACCCAACATTGCCTTCTACGAAGCCATGGGAGCTGCCGGCTGGGCCTCGTTAGAAAAAACAATCAACTATATCCCTAAGGATATATTCACCATCGCCGATGCAAAAAGAGGTGACATCGGCAATACCTCTTTGCTCTACGCCAGAGCCTTTTTCGACAATATGAACTTCGATTCGGTCACAGTAGCTCCCTACATGGGCTCCGATTCCGTCAAACCATTCCTTGAGTTTAAAGACAAGTGGGTCATTCTTTTAGGTGTCACTTCCAATGAAGGCGGCAAAGATTTCCAATTCTTAGAATCAGACGGCAAGCCACTATACCAACACGTAATGGAGACTTCCTCAACCTGGGGTTCGGATCAAAACATGATGTATGTAGTGGGGGCTACACGCCCAGAATACTTGCAAGACATCAGAAAAACAATCCCAAATCACTTCCTACTCGTGCCAGGTGTAGGTGCCCAGGGTGGAGACCTAGAAGCCGTATGCAAAAACGGCATCAACAGCCAATGCGGCCTGCTTATCAATTCGACCCGTGGCATCATATACGCCTCTTCGGGCAAAGATTTCGCGGAAGCAGCTCATGAAGAAGCCAAAAAACTTCAACAACAAATGGCAACTTTTGTTGAAAACATAAAATAA
- a CDS encoding radical SAM protein, with protein sequence MRLIKHPVLCNYYVTYRCNAKCGFCDIWEKPSPYVTLENVRENLLSLRQLGVKVVDFTGGEPLLHQQIDQFFALAKELKFITTLTSNALLYPKFAERLRGKVDMLHFSLDTADKEKHDTMRGVACFDFVMESITLAKSLGERPDILFTVFEDNKTDIQAVYEQICLPNDLMLILNPAFEYNQVGDQLSDETLDELEAWGRKKNVFLNQAFVTLRRDGGNHISEPVCKAASTTLVISPENELILPCYHLGEKSFPINGNLEAVYRSPEVQHQIATEGRLPACEGCTINCYMQPSFAVETSKYFWHSLPSTLKYNWKKGTWKQVFA encoded by the coding sequence ATGCGACTGATCAAACATCCCGTCCTTTGTAATTATTACGTGACCTATCGCTGCAATGCCAAGTGTGGTTTTTGTGATATTTGGGAAAAGCCATCGCCATACGTAACGCTAGAAAATGTCCGGGAGAACCTACTTTCGCTCAGGCAATTAGGTGTGAAGGTGGTCGATTTTACGGGTGGCGAGCCGCTTCTGCATCAGCAAATAGATCAATTTTTCGCATTGGCTAAAGAGTTGAAATTCATCACTACACTTACTTCTAATGCTCTTTTGTATCCAAAATTTGCCGAAAGGCTAAGGGGCAAAGTAGACATGCTTCATTTCAGTCTGGATACGGCCGACAAAGAAAAGCACGATACGATGCGAGGGGTGGCTTGTTTCGATTTTGTAATGGAGTCGATCACGTTGGCCAAATCGCTCGGAGAACGACCCGATATTTTGTTTACAGTATTCGAAGATAATAAGACAGACATACAAGCCGTATACGAACAAATATGCTTGCCAAATGATTTGATGCTGATTCTGAATCCTGCTTTTGAATACAATCAGGTGGGGGATCAGCTGTCTGATGAAACCCTTGATGAATTGGAGGCTTGGGGAAGGAAGAAGAATGTTTTTTTGAATCAGGCTTTTGTGACCCTGCGACGTGATGGGGGCAATCACATCAGTGAGCCTGTATGCAAAGCCGCCAGTACTACTTTGGTGATCAGTCCAGAAAATGAGCTGATCTTGCCTTGCTACCATTTGGGTGAAAAGTCATTTCCAATAAACGGAAATCTGGAGGCGGTCTATCGTTCACCAGAAGTTCAGCATCAAATCGCAACAGAAGGGAGACTGCCTGCCTGCGAAGGCTGCACGATCAACTGCTACATGCAGCCTAGCTTTGCTGTGGAGACGAGTAAGTACTTCTGGCACTCGCTGCCCAGCACGCTCAAGTACAATTGGAAAAAGGGAACCTGGAAGCAGGTGTTTGCTTAG
- a CDS encoding DUF2490 domain-containing protein, translating to MYSILPISLSSSPTKWLISLIIALAFSTLTQAQSNNDIEGASSQQIWIDLSPHFKLGEQTKYIGDFGFRKIVDDDSWARIFLRPAVRHQLNEILSIQADIGVSYDWSKNNIDYLIVTPRQGIKLDWPSFVRFSFSHLIRIEERFSYQTSDWSHTLNLRIRYKLDGTFDFKLRKTGNFWFLPFYAEVFLGGDDDTHKFLKNRVRSGVGLGYDPANTWQYIFLANWQNSISSDEYQQISDIIYQLKIKKTIGN from the coding sequence TTGTATTCAATTCTCCCCATATCGCTTTCCTCTTCTCCTACAAAATGGCTCATTAGTTTGATCATAGCGCTTGCGTTTTCAACGCTAACTCAAGCACAATCTAATAACGATATAGAAGGCGCTTCCTCCCAACAAATCTGGATTGATCTGTCGCCTCATTTCAAGTTAGGTGAGCAAACCAAGTACATAGGAGACTTTGGGTTTAGGAAAATTGTAGACGACGACAGCTGGGCAAGAATATTCCTAAGACCTGCTGTTAGACATCAACTCAACGAAATCCTGAGCATACAAGCTGACATAGGTGTCTCCTACGATTGGTCTAAAAATAATATTGATTATTTGATTGTCACACCTAGACAAGGGATTAAACTTGACTGGCCGTCTTTTGTTAGATTTAGTTTTAGCCATTTGATAAGAATAGAAGAAAGGTTCTCTTATCAAACATCTGACTGGTCACATACTTTAAACCTGAGGATAAGGTATAAACTTGACGGTACTTTCGATTTCAAACTTAGAAAAACAGGAAATTTTTGGTTCCTACCTTTCTATGCCGAAGTTTTCTTAGGAGGAGATGATGACACTCACAAGTTTCTAAAAAACAGAGTAAGAAGTGGTGTAGGGCTAGGATACGATCCTGCCAACACTTGGCAATACATCTTTTTGGCAAATTGGCAAAATTCCATTTCCTCCGATGAGTACCAACAAATTTCAGACATTATCTATCAACTGAAAATCAAAAAGACCATCGGAAACTAA
- a CDS encoding ABC transporter ATP-binding protein produces MIDFDLHKTFSSKDRPIHIHVKAKLAQGKIYAIYGKSGVGKTSLLRMLAGLMKPDEGTINIGKDIWLNTSKSLDVKTNKRNVGFLSQEYSLFPNMSVLKNIRYGLSHPYDEELFTRIIEIADLHQLLDRRPASLSGGQQQRVALARAIVRKPNLLLLDEPLSALDSDMRVKLQEEILAMQRIIKTTVVFVSHHLPEVFKMADEVLILENGSITQRGTASQVFMNNTSTQLIGEVLSDKNEKNNQTMTLLIDGQVVGITLKD; encoded by the coding sequence ATGATTGATTTTGATTTACATAAAACCTTTTCTTCAAAAGATCGCCCTATTCACATCCATGTGAAAGCAAAACTGGCTCAAGGCAAAATTTACGCCATCTATGGTAAATCTGGCGTAGGCAAAACCAGCCTACTCCGAATGCTCGCTGGCCTGATGAAGCCAGACGAGGGGACGATCAATATTGGGAAAGACATATGGCTAAATACATCCAAAAGCCTGGATGTGAAAACCAATAAAAGAAATGTAGGTTTTCTCTCACAGGAATACTCACTGTTTCCCAATATGAGTGTGCTGAAAAATATTAGATATGGATTAAGTCACCCATATGATGAAGAGCTATTTACGAGAATTATAGAGATCGCAGACCTGCACCAGCTCTTAGACCGAAGACCCGCCAGCCTATCGGGAGGTCAGCAACAGCGAGTAGCACTGGCTCGAGCCATTGTGAGAAAACCTAACCTCTTGCTACTCGACGAGCCCTTGTCTGCACTAGACAGTGATATGAGAGTCAAACTCCAAGAAGAGATATTGGCTATGCAACGCATAATTAAAACTACAGTCGTCTTCGTGAGCCATCACCTTCCTGAGGTTTTTAAAATGGCCGATGAAGTGCTAATTTTAGAAAATGGCTCAATCACGCAAAGAGGTACTGCTTCGCAAGTTTTCATGAACAACACCTCCACTCAACTAATCGGGGAAGTATTGTCAGATAAAAACGAAAAAAACAATCAGACCATGACCTTACTCATAGATGGTCAAGTAGTTGGGATAACGTTAAAAGATTAA
- the modB gene encoding molybdate ABC transporter permease subunit, with product MISWSPLLITLKLALITTSILFLIAVPVAYWLAYGRSKLTVLFEAIVALPLVLPPSVLGFYLLVGLSSQSMLGAFLATHFDLNIPFTFTGLVIGSIIYSMPFMVQPIQAGFQQLPPVLKEASYVLGKSRWQTLINILLPNIKNSLLTGIVLSFAHTIGEFGVVLMIGGNLNKTRVASIAIYDSVNRLDYSSAHSYSLILLLFSFVILILVYIFNKKGFTSVR from the coding sequence ATGATAAGCTGGAGTCCTCTTCTGATTACGCTAAAGTTAGCGCTGATTACCACCAGCATCTTGTTTCTGATTGCGGTACCCGTAGCCTATTGGCTGGCCTATGGCCGGTCGAAGCTTACCGTGCTGTTTGAAGCTATTGTTGCTCTTCCGCTAGTGCTTCCTCCATCCGTACTTGGCTTTTATCTATTGGTAGGTCTTAGTAGCCAGAGCATGTTAGGTGCCTTTTTGGCCACGCACTTCGACCTTAATATCCCCTTCACATTCACAGGGCTAGTTATTGGCTCCATTATATATAGTATGCCATTTATGGTTCAACCGATTCAGGCTGGCTTTCAGCAATTGCCCCCCGTCCTCAAGGAAGCCTCTTATGTATTGGGCAAATCCCGATGGCAGACCTTAATCAACATACTGCTACCCAACATAAAGAACTCATTGCTTACAGGTATCGTGCTCAGTTTTGCTCATACCATTGGTGAATTTGGCGTAGTGCTTATGATCGGTGGCAATCTTAACAAAACCCGAGTTGCCTCCATTGCCATATACGACAGTGTCAACCGTCTGGATTATAGTAGTGCACATTCCTATTCGTTGATTCTTCTGCTTTTCAGTTTTGTGATTCTGATCCTGGTTTATATTTTCAACAAAAAAGGGTTTACCTCTGTCAGATGA
- the modA gene encoding molybdate ABC transporter substrate-binding protein, whose amino-acid sequence MNRLLILLILVLASACQSSKGSKVTVAVAANMQYATQALVEQFERKYDIAVEVSSSSSGVLTTQIRQGAPFDIFMSANIKYPNTLYEEGLATSPPSTYASGTLILWTMNPEIDLKKGISALLGEPTQKIALANPETAPYGIAALEVLRHTQIYEVIAPKLVIGESIAQVNQYVLSQTVDAGLTSKSVLFSPFVKNQGYYIEIPKSYYGSIDQGIVMLQHGKEKNPENAKQFYQFMFSEEAQTILSNYGYKIN is encoded by the coding sequence ATGAACAGACTACTCATCTTATTGATCCTTGTATTAGCCAGTGCCTGTCAATCAAGCAAAGGGTCTAAAGTGACCGTAGCTGTGGCAGCAAATATGCAATATGCCACACAAGCGCTTGTTGAGCAGTTCGAACGCAAATATGATATCGCAGTAGAAGTATCGAGCAGTTCGTCAGGCGTACTTACTACTCAAATCAGACAGGGTGCTCCATTCGACATTTTTATGTCTGCCAATATAAAATACCCCAACACCTTGTACGAAGAAGGGCTAGCCACCTCGCCACCAAGCACCTATGCTTCTGGCACTCTGATTTTGTGGACGATGAATCCAGAAATTGATTTGAAAAAAGGTATATCTGCGCTCCTAGGTGAGCCTACGCAAAAAATAGCCCTAGCTAATCCAGAAACGGCTCCTTATGGCATAGCTGCTCTAGAGGTGCTCCGCCATACCCAGATTTATGAGGTCATAGCTCCCAAACTGGTCATTGGCGAAAGCATAGCACAAGTGAACCAGTATGTGCTTTCCCAAACGGTAGATGCAGGCCTCACGAGCAAATCAGTACTTTTTTCTCCTTTTGTAAAAAACCAAGGCTATTATATAGAAATCCCAAAAAGTTATTACGGCTCCATCGACCAAGGCATTGTGATGCTCCAGCATGGAAAAGAAAAAAACCCTGAAAACGCTAAGCAGTTTTATCAGTTTATGTTTTCCGAAGAAGCACAGACTATATTGTCTAACTATGGATATAAAATCAACTAA
- the nqrF gene encoding NADH:ubiquinone reductase (Na(+)-transporting) subunit F yields the protein MSFIILTSIVAFTLVILLLVFILLFAQSKLVQSGDVNIIINGDSGSPIVASAGSTLLSTLSGQKIFLPSACGGGGTCAMCKCKVIDGGGDVLPTEVGHLSRSEQKEHVRLACQVKVKQDMDIEIPEEIFGIKKWECEVISNYNVATFIKAFIVRLPEGENLDFEAGGYIQIDVPKVEVDFKDIDIKPDPSDPAGPDKFKEDWDKFGLWDLKMKNDEEIFRAYSMANHPAEGNIVMLTIRIATPPWDRAKNAWMDVNPGICSSYVFSRKPGDKVTISGPYGEFFIKETEAEMIYVGGGAGMAPMRSHLFHLFHTLKTGRKVTYWYGGRSKRELFYEEDFRQIEKEFPNFQFEIVLSEPLPEDNWVEKKSIDDKEGDGFLGFVHDAVINNQLKNHDSPEDIEFYFCGPPMMNQAVLKMCDDWGVPDENVSFDDFGG from the coding sequence ATGTCCTTTATCATATTAACATCAATAGTAGCCTTTACGCTCGTAATCCTTCTATTGGTATTTATCCTGCTTTTTGCACAATCCAAACTAGTCCAGTCAGGCGATGTCAACATTATTATTAATGGTGATTCTGGTAGCCCAATCGTTGCTTCGGCAGGTTCTACTTTGCTTTCCACTTTGAGTGGACAAAAAATATTCTTGCCATCTGCTTGTGGAGGTGGAGGTACTTGCGCCATGTGTAAGTGTAAAGTCATCGACGGTGGCGGAGATGTGTTGCCTACAGAAGTAGGACACTTGAGCAGATCAGAGCAAAAAGAGCACGTGCGACTAGCCTGTCAGGTGAAAGTAAAACAAGACATGGATATCGAGATACCTGAGGAAATCTTCGGTATCAAGAAGTGGGAGTGTGAAGTAATCTCCAACTACAACGTAGCTACTTTTATCAAGGCTTTTATTGTGAGATTGCCTGAGGGCGAAAATCTTGATTTTGAAGCGGGGGGTTATATCCAAATCGATGTACCTAAGGTAGAAGTAGACTTCAAAGATATTGATATCAAGCCAGATCCAAGCGATCCAGCTGGTCCAGACAAATTCAAAGAAGATTGGGATAAATTCGGTCTTTGGGATTTGAAAATGAAAAATGACGAGGAAATATTCCGAGCGTATTCTATGGCCAACCACCCTGCAGAGGGCAACATTGTGATGTTGACGATCAGAATCGCTACACCACCATGGGATAGAGCCAAAAATGCTTGGATGGACGTAAATCCTGGTATTTGTTCTTCATACGTATTCTCTAGAAAGCCAGGTGATAAGGTGACTATTTCAGGACCATATGGTGAGTTCTTTATCAAAGAGACTGAAGCAGAAATGATCTACGTAGGTGGTGGTGCTGGTATGGCACCCATGAGATCTCATTTGTTCCACTTGTTCCACACCTTGAAAACAGGAAGAAAAGTAACCTACTGGTACGGCGGTAGATCTAAGAGAGAATTATTCTACGAAGAAGATTTTAGACAAATCGAAAAAGAGTTTCCTAACTTCCAATTCGAAATTGTACTATCTGAACCACTACCTGAAGACAACTGGGTAGAGAAAAAATCTATTGATGACAAAGAAGGCGATGGTTTCTTAGGGTTCGTTCACGATGCGGTGATCAACAATCAGTTGAAAAACCATGATTCGCCTGAGGATATTGAATTCTATTTCTGTGGACCTCCAATGATGAACCAGGCCGTTCTCAAAATGTGTGACGACTGGGGTGTGCCAGATGAAAATGTATCATTTGACGACTTCGGAGGATAA
- a CDS encoding formimidoylglutamase, whose protein sequence is MDLKLYFDPVDQSLSNRRFSTDSFIQSVYLNESKMPDIKLMDVAIVGLLETRGSQTMSETGVRLIREKLYNLKKGEGTCNVVDLGNLRNGPDLDETYKRIQSVCHYLMTKDILPILIGGSHDLDLGQYLAYQEEDKMVSILNVDSRFDLDDKAESDPNENHIHRIFTHEPNFLFNYSQLAHQSYLVNASATKVLQQLGFSPVRLGTLRDDIKRMEPLIREADMLSFDLSAIQSIYGPGGHRSEIFGLTGEEACQIMWYAGMNDKLSSVGIYEYSPEKDAVEYPTAMVVATMIWYFIEGFKNRKDEKGFQTNDYMKYVVTMDVEPEMIVFYKSRLSDKWWMEVPNATHIGIYDRHHIVPCDYSDYQQATKGEVPERWINTYSKI, encoded by the coding sequence ATGGACTTGAAACTTTATTTCGATCCTGTAGATCAAAGCCTTTCTAATCGTCGGTTTTCAACCGATTCCTTCATCCAATCGGTCTACCTCAATGAAAGCAAGATGCCAGACATCAAGCTCATGGATGTGGCGATTGTCGGCTTGTTAGAAACGAGGGGTAGTCAGACGATGAGCGAAACAGGTGTGCGGTTGATCAGAGAGAAACTATACAACCTGAAAAAAGGCGAAGGCACTTGCAATGTGGTGGACCTGGGTAACCTGAGAAATGGCCCTGATTTGGATGAGACCTACAAGCGGATTCAATCTGTTTGTCATTATCTCATGACTAAAGATATTTTGCCTATCCTCATTGGCGGCTCGCATGATTTGGACTTGGGGCAGTATTTAGCCTATCAAGAAGAGGATAAGATGGTGAGCATTCTTAATGTGGATTCGCGGTTTGATCTCGACGACAAAGCCGAATCTGATCCCAACGAGAATCATATTCATAGAATTTTCACTCACGAACCCAATTTTTTATTCAACTATAGTCAACTGGCTCATCAGTCTTATCTGGTAAATGCCTCGGCTACCAAAGTCTTGCAGCAGTTGGGCTTTAGTCCAGTGAGGCTGGGTACACTCAGAGATGACATCAAACGTATGGAGCCACTGATCAGAGAGGCAGATATGCTGAGCTTTGACTTATCGGCTATTCAGAGTATTTATGGTCCAGGAGGGCATAGGAGTGAAATCTTTGGACTTACTGGAGAGGAGGCTTGTCAGATTATGTGGTATGCCGGAATGAACGACAAACTCAGTTCGGTAGGCATCTATGAATACAGCCCAGAAAAAGATGCCGTAGAGTACCCCACGGCCATGGTAGTCGCTACAATGATTTGGTATTTTATTGAAGGATTCAAAAACAGAAAAGACGAAAAAGGTTTCCAGACGAACGACTATATGAAATATGTAGTGACTATGGATGTTGAGCCAGAGATGATCGTATTCTATAAAAGTAGGCTGTCGGACAAATGGTGGATGGAAGTGCCTAATGCTACTCACATAGGTATCTATGACCGACACCATATTGTGCCGTGCGACTACTCAGATTATCAACAGGCGACAAAAGGAGAGGTACCAGAGCGCTGGATCAATACTTACTCAAAAATTTGA
- a CDS encoding methyl-accepting chemotaxis protein produces the protein MHEFIVFLAIIYLGVLPILLLINWLIFRKSIIYKAGIWVIATLFIVVTEAYATGAFGLIHLVYSIPIGVIAVFLTFRALRNSIERPIARINGAFEQLRRGKIDVGIKKQDLERKDEVGDFFRSLHLFLEKLNEASNFAAAIGDGELSARFDALGDEDVLGHALLLLRSKLNNVITETQEVVRSAGAEGNLLAKVNVEGKKGVWKDLGTEINTLLASIATPILEINKVVNAMAQGNLSRRFTMNTKGQMLQMTNDLNQALDHLNLLLVKINQHTVDMNIAAAEMLNSGKEMNLNTSEIANAIEEMSDGAQTQVRRVDESSTLVEVMRQNATEMEVQSQAINQAALQGKVKSEEGAQITKSVVNSVKEISGYSKTTTESMRILTERSQEISRVLRVITDIASQTNLLALNAAIEAAQAGDSGRGFAVVAEEIRKLAEGSRQSAKEIEDLIIAVQQDTTDAAQVINTMSQVVETSVEASSKATAVFNEIEVSSSNTLEYSETILKSASSQAESIVKVVGITEEVVVIAEQTAAGTEEVASSAVELSAGMNNYILKSNWLSNISNDLKAELGKFTLIHEPTAQESNAVLSEV, from the coding sequence ATGCACGAATTTATAGTATTCCTTGCCATCATTTATTTGGGAGTTCTCCCCATCTTATTACTTATCAACTGGTTAATCTTCCGAAAGTCCATTATTTACAAAGCTGGCATCTGGGTCATTGCCACGTTGTTTATTGTGGTAACCGAAGCCTATGCCACTGGAGCATTTGGGTTAATCCACTTGGTCTATAGCATACCTATTGGGGTCATTGCTGTATTTCTTACTTTTAGAGCATTGCGCAACAGTATCGAACGACCCATTGCCAGAATAAATGGCGCATTTGAGCAACTGCGTCGCGGGAAAATAGATGTAGGAATCAAAAAACAGGATTTAGAAAGAAAAGACGAAGTTGGTGACTTTTTCAGGTCCCTCCATCTCTTTCTTGAAAAACTCAATGAAGCATCTAATTTTGCCGCAGCCATAGGAGATGGGGAATTGTCGGCTCGTTTCGATGCGCTTGGCGATGAGGATGTCTTAGGACATGCTTTGCTTCTACTCCGGTCAAAACTAAATAATGTCATCACAGAAACCCAGGAAGTTGTCCGCAGTGCAGGGGCTGAAGGCAATCTTTTGGCTAAAGTAAATGTAGAAGGAAAAAAAGGGGTATGGAAAGACCTTGGCACAGAAATCAACACTTTACTTGCTTCCATTGCCACTCCTATATTAGAAATCAACAAGGTAGTCAATGCTATGGCTCAGGGCAACTTGTCTCGCCGATTCACTATGAATACCAAAGGGCAAATGCTCCAAATGACCAATGACCTCAATCAAGCTTTAGATCATCTTAATCTACTCCTTGTCAAAATCAATCAGCATACAGTCGATATGAATATCGCTGCCGCAGAAATGCTCAATTCTGGCAAAGAAATGAACCTAAACACCTCAGAAATAGCCAATGCCATAGAGGAGATGAGCGATGGCGCACAAACACAAGTACGCCGAGTAGATGAGTCCTCGACACTGGTCGAAGTCATGAGACAAAATGCTACTGAAATGGAAGTGCAATCTCAAGCCATCAACCAAGCCGCTCTACAAGGAAAGGTGAAGAGTGAAGAAGGTGCTCAAATCACCAAATCTGTAGTAAATAGTGTGAAAGAGATTTCTGGATACTCTAAAACTACTACAGAATCTATGCGTATCCTTACAGAGCGGTCTCAAGAAATATCGAGAGTGCTGCGGGTCATTACAGACATTGCTTCTCAAACCAACCTATTGGCACTCAACGCAGCCATAGAAGCAGCACAAGCGGGGGATTCGGGTAGAGGCTTTGCGGTAGTTGCCGAAGAGATCCGAAAACTAGCCGAAGGCTCACGCCAATCTGCCAAAGAAATCGAAGATTTAATAATAGCAGTTCAACAAGACACCACAGATGCCGCTCAGGTGATCAACACCATGAGTCAGGTAGTGGAAACAAGCGTAGAAGCCTCCAGCAAAGCAACAGCCGTATTCAATGAAATAGAAGTATCATCTTCCAATACACTAGAATACTCAGAGACTATTTTGAAATCTGCCTCTTCGCAAGCAGAAAGCATTGTGAAGGTAGTAGGTATCACAGAAGAGGTAGTGGTAATCGCAGAACAAACAGCAGCTGGCACAGAAGAAGTAGCTAGCTCAGCAGTAGAACTCTCTGCTGGAATGAACAATTATATACTAAAATCTAACTGGCTCAGCAATATCTCAAATGACTTAAAAGCAGAGCTTGGAAAATTTACACTTATACACGAACCAACAGCGCAAGAAAGTAATGCCGTATTGTCAGAAGTTTAA
- a CDS encoding PspC domain-containing protein: protein MTKRLTRSSDRMLAGVCGGIANYFDLDPTLVRIGYVILSIFSAGFPGLLVYGILWLIMPD from the coding sequence ATGACTAAACGACTCACCAGATCCTCAGACCGAATGCTCGCCGGCGTATGTGGCGGTATAGCCAACTATTTTGATTTGGACCCTACCCTTGTCAGAATAGGATATGTGATTCTTTCTATTTTTTCTGCTGGATTTCCTGGGCTATTGGTCTACGGTATTCTTTGGCTGATCATGCCCGACTAG
- a CDS encoding dipeptidase produces the protein MKDLILNAALVVIVLTGCNPPPKETATTPPDLKTQAETLAHTYIITDGHIDLPYKLAKEGYMAKGEIPNLSGEIDGNFDYEKAHKGGLDAPFMSIYIPASLQKTAGASKALADSLITMVEQIATTYPKHFSLAGSPTEVQQNFEKGLISLPMGMENGSPLGDDLSNIKYFYERGIRYITLTHSKNNLICDSSYDPNRKWNGLSPFGQEVVREMNAQGIMVDVSHVSDSTFYQIMAMTDVPCIASHSSVRKFTPGFERNMSDDMIKMLAKKGGVIQINFGSTFLSQKSRQLYDSAKVALNTFKTEYPQASDSAITAFSNQWLIDHNFFADVKDAADHIDHVVQLVGIDYVGLGSDFDGVGNSLPTSLKTAADYPKLIAELLERGYTETDIEKICYKNVFRVWSATLSAAGKS, from the coding sequence ATGAAAGATTTAATACTCAACGCTGCTCTAGTTGTTATCGTACTTACAGGCTGCAACCCTCCTCCCAAAGAGACAGCCACTACTCCACCAGACCTAAAAACACAGGCAGAAACACTCGCTCACACTTACATCATCACAGATGGGCACATAGATCTACCCTACAAGTTGGCCAAAGAAGGCTACATGGCCAAAGGAGAAATCCCAAACTTGTCTGGTGAAATAGATGGCAACTTTGATTATGAAAAAGCGCACAAAGGCGGACTCGATGCGCCATTTATGTCCATATACATCCCTGCTTCGTTGCAAAAAACTGCTGGTGCTTCTAAGGCGCTAGCAGACTCACTCATCACCATGGTAGAGCAGATCGCCACTACATACCCTAAGCACTTTTCGCTAGCAGGAAGCCCAACAGAAGTACAGCAAAACTTTGAGAAAGGACTGATATCATTGCCCATGGGCATGGAAAATGGTTCTCCGCTAGGGGATGACTTATCCAATATTAAATACTTCTATGAGCGCGGCATTCGTTATATCACGCTCACACATTCCAAAAATAATTTGATCTGCGACTCGTCTTACGACCCCAACAGAAAATGGAATGGCCTCAGTCCATTCGGACAAGAAGTGGTCAGAGAAATGAATGCCCAAGGAATCATGGTAGATGTATCTCATGTCTCGGATAGCACTTTTTATCAAATCATGGCTATGACTGACGTACCATGTATTGCTTCCCACTCTTCGGTTAGAAAATTTACCCCAGGGTTTGAAAGAAATATGAGCGATGATATGATTAAAATGCTGGCTAAAAAAGGTGGAGTCATTCAAATCAATTTTGGTTCGACCTTCCTATCCCAAAAATCTCGACAACTTTACGATTCTGCCAAAGTAGCATTGAATACATTTAAAACGGAGTACCCACAAGCCAGTGACTCCGCGATAACAGCATTTAGCAACCAATGGTTGATAGACCACAATTTCTTTGCAGATGTAAAAGATGCTGCAGATCACATAGACCACGTGGTACAATTGGTAGGTATAGACTATGTAGGACTTGGGTCAGATTTCGACGGCGTGGGCAACTCGCTCCCCACCAGTCTCAAGACAGCCGCAGACTACCCCAAATTGATAGCCGAATTGCTTGAAAGAGGATATACCGAAACAGACATTGAGAAAATATGCTACAAGAACGTTTTCCGTGTTTGGAGTGCCACACTGTCCGCCGCAGGAAAATCATAA